A segment of the Zingiber officinale cultivar Zhangliang chromosome 8B, Zo_v1.1, whole genome shotgun sequence genome:
AAGCTGGTTGGGGATGTTAGCAAGATGGAGCCGCAATGTATGGACCATACAAGGTGGTGCAAAAGCTTGCATCGAGCTCCTACTATCTTTAAGGCGTTGAAGGGAAAAACTTGGATTGGCCGTGGAGTGCAAATCCTCTCCATCCCTATCAGATCTAAGAGTACACTTGTAATGCGTTTATATATCATGTTGAATATTCACGTAAATTTAGCTCAAGAGGTTCTACTCCAGACTCTCGAGACTTAGCGCCGAGTTATAAGCGGATTTTCCCGTGCCCTTTGGCTATCCGGTCGGAGGTTTAATTCCAGACTTTCGTGCCTGGGTTACCTCGTGTACTTTGACCATTCGGTGGGAGGTTtaattccagactctcgtgcctTAGCACCAAATTATAAGCAAATTTTCCCGTTTCCTTCAACCATCGGGTCGGAGGTTTAATTCCAAACTCTCGTGCCTTAGCGCTGAGTTATAAGCAGGTTTTCTCACCTTTCGACCATCTGATCGGAGGTTTAATTTCAAACTGTAGGGCATGGGTGCCAAGTTATAAGTTGGTTTTCCCATGCCCTTCAACTATTCGGTTAGAGGTTTaattccagactctcgagccTTAGCGTCGAATTATAAGCAGATTTCCCCGTGCCCTTCAACTATCCGGTTGGAGTTTTAATTCCATATTCTTGGGTATGAGTGCTAAGTTATAAGCGGGGTTTTCCATGCCCTTCGACCATCCAGTTGGAGGTTTAATTCTAGACTCTCTAGCCTTAACGTCGAGTTATAAATGGGTTTCCCCGTGCCCTTCGACCATTTGGTCAGAAGTTTAATTCTAGATTCTTGGGCCTGAGTGCCAAGTTATAAGCAGGTCTTCCTGTGCCCTTCGGCCATTTGATCGGAGGTTTAATTCTAGACTCTCGAACCTTAGCGTCGAGTTATAAGCGGGTTTCCCCGTGCTCTTCGATCATCCGATTGGAGGTTCAATTCCAGACTTTTGAGCCTTAGCACTGAGTTATAAGCGGGTTTCCCCGTGCCCTTTGACCATCTAGTTGGAGGTTCAACTCCAGATTCTTGTGCCTCTgcgccgagttataagcgagtttccTCATGTCCTTTGACCATCCGACCATCCGGTTAGAGGTTCAATGTCAAACTCTCGAGTCTTAGCACTGAGTTATAAGCAGCTTTCCTCGTGCTTTTCGACCAGCCGGTTGAGGGTTCAATTCCCAACTCCTGCAACCTAGCGCCGAGTTATGGGTGGGGTCCTCCGTACATTTGCAGAGAAATCATGTAGCCGCTTGCTTGGCGTGATTCAGCTGCTCTATCAGCATGATTCAACCGCTCGCCTAGTACGATTCAGCCGTTCACTCAACACACTTTAGCGGCTCGCTTAGCTCGATTTAGCCGCTCTCTCAGTACCACTGAACTGATTGGCTGGATAATCAATTAAGTCAAAATGCTCGATGATTATCTATTTATTTTTCACTTGGTCAATATTTCATCAATAAGCCCCTAGTAAGACCATGAAGAGGAGGTCAGTGAATAGCCGCCTTGCCAAGAGTTGTACGTACCCACTAAAGCAAAAGTTTTCTGATCGGTCGGGGCGATGCTTGGTTGTGCGACATCTGTTTAAGCGCTACTCGCATAAATTCAGGCATATAGCTCATCACAACATAAACAGAAGAATACAAGTGCCAAAAGGCAATAAAAGATAGTTACGACAAAATAGTGTAAGTGTTTACTGTGCTTGGGGAATACAACCCCCGAAGGGAGAAATTTTCTAAGAACACTAAACAAAGTCTAAGCAAAGTTCGGGAAAGCATCATCCGGAACATCCTCTAAGATCTCTGATAAAATTCAAGGGAAGGTCCACAGTGAGATGACCGACTTCTCTAAGTTGCTTTATGGCCCCCTCCGCTCTGTAACCAAACATTTTTGAAGTTTGTCGGCCGAGGAGAAGATTGAATTCCCGGGAGCGCAAATAATTCACCTTGTAGGCCTTAAAGTTGCTCGGCTTCTCTCGCCTTGTAGTTAGCCAGCTCGGCATTTAGCGCCTCCAGCTCAAGATCTTTGTTATCTAAGGCCTGCTACTTTTCCCTGAGCTACAAGTCCTTCACGATTAGCTCGGTTGCTTTGGCGGCCTCTCAGACGCATGGGTTGCCTCTGTCTCTTTTAACTTCGAAGAGAGGGCTCTAGCTTCTGTATTTTTCTGGTCAAAGTTTGATATGACCCTTACTTTCCGGGCGTTCTCAGACTGGAGGTGGGACTCGGCGGTCTGGTGTCGTTTTTGAAGTTTTTCCATGGAGGTTGCTTGAACGAGTCTTCTTTCCTTTTCTTCAATAAGGACCTTCTCGACCTTAGTAGTAGCTCGTTTTGACTCTCTAGCTCTTTCTTTAGATGAGTCACTTCCTCTTGGAGCTGCTCAGAGGGGGCTCGGAAAGTCCCTGCTTCTCTCACAGAACTTCTCAGGGTTTAGTAAGTGTGGCTTATCTCTACCATCTTTTGGCGCATGGGCAAGTCCATCACCCAAAACTGACCAAAGAAAGAAGTTAAAacaagattcaaagaatggaaatGTGATATCCATGTGATAGAGAAAACTCACCTTGTGATGTCCTGAAATAAGCGGTCAGTCACTTTCTTTGGCATGCGCTTGGCTGTGTCTGCCCATACCTGAGCTAGCTGACCCTTTATCTTGATTGTATGTTGAGGTGAAAGGGGCTTGGAGGGGCTAGTCATAGCTAGTTCTGAGAGGGCAACCTCAGTATGGTGCCCTCTCAGTATGGCGTTGACTTTTCAGGGCCTGAAAGTTGGCCTCGTGTCTAGCAGGAGCCGATCTCTCCCCTCGCTCAGAGAGTGGACGAGGTAGAGGTGTGGTGGTTAAAGCCAGGGATGCAAGCGTATTCGGTCGACGCCTTTTGTGACGAAAATGCAGAGGTGCGTCAGATGTGGTGGACTCGGAAGGGACCTGGTCAGGAACCATGGAAGGCTGAGTGGCTGCAGTTCTTCAATGTTGGCCACCGCATCACTGCCTGTGGCCCTACTGGCAGCCTCCTCGTCGGTTGGCTCCTCGGTTGAGCTGATAGGTAACGCGTCACAACAAGCCTGCTCGGCTTTTGCATGTTGATTTATCTCGTCATCGTCCAATTTTGTGGACTCGGCCGGACATGCTTTCCATATGGTTCTTGCTGCAAAACGAGAAAAGGAAATTAGTTAGATATAACATCAAAGGGGAGTCGAATTTCTTACCATAGCTATAGGGCAATCTAGCTCGAATAGGACTTAGCGTGAAAATGTAGAAGACTCTCTCTTGTGGATATTAAATTTTAGACTAGATAGAGTCTCCGAGGCGGTGGCATACAGGGATCCCAATGGTAATCAGCCAACTCGGGCGCAGGAGGTAGTCCATTTACCAGCTAATCGGAAAAGATACAGGAGGAACTGGTCGGAGATAAAAGTAATGAGATtttcaatgtttattggaagaggacattttatcaaaaaagacggGTTCCGTTTGGGCTTAGAGAAGAAAGATGTCCGGTTCAGATttcttgggataataaaaatagtgaaaGATGTGGGGGGTGCAAAGGGACGTGGTATAAGCGGAAGGGAATAATGACCCCGCATAATTACTTAATGGAGTTGGAGGCTAACTGTTGGAGGGGAATGTGAAAGTTGCGAGAAACTTCGGAAAAGAATGGGTGCAACGGAAAGTGAAGACCGGCCAGAAAATGGTCTTAAAGAGGGTAATGTAGCCGGCTAGAGGAAGGTTGGGATGATCGTGGCCTGAAAGTATAATGATATGGTGGTTGTAGGGGAGGTGATAGGTAAGGCGACTCTGGTCCACCTCCCCGTCATTAAAGTCTAAGATGGTCGAAGTATACTAAAGGCCAAGGACGACAGAAGGAGGAACGATGGCAATGAAAAACGAAAGAAGGAAGCAGAGGAGGTTTGAAAAATAAACTTACGATGGAGAGAGGAAACCCTAAGCAATCATAGGCGACAGCGAGAAGGGTTAAAGAAGAAGTCGGAGGAGAATGAAAAACAGATAGGGGTTGAAGGGAACATTCAAAATCTTAAAAACCCTAGTAATGCTCCACCAGGGTCGTCCGCTCGTAGGAAGCAGGAGAGAGAGGGAGAATCAGGGCCGTTGAATTTGAATGATCGTCTGTCGCATCAAACCCTTATAGCAACCTGTCACTTAAGATATTCTTTCCACATGCACTCGCCATGTGACAGAGAGATATAACCCGCATTTATTAAGGATGAGAGATAGTAATCATTATTATGGTCAAAAGATTTGCTTGTTGCACTAAGCATTAATTATAAGTGACGTGTCCTATTTTCGAGGTACAAGTATGACGGTGGGAGAATGACGTCAGCTCAAGCAGACTAATTCGGGATTGAGCATCCGATCGAGAAGTGAGAAACACAAAAAGACATAAATGTCTAGTTAGTCGAGCTTgtagcctccttcaactagacttgaaggggagacttgtgatacgacGAATAAGGTAGGTCCAGAAATTGGGGTTGAAGTCAAGAAAGTTAGCTGATgtagcagtcaaagtcaaggagagGTTAACACTCGGGGCTAGCATGGTCACGTGGCTTGGCCGAATAGTCCAGCTGATCAAACCTTTTGTTCGATCGAATCCCTAGTCCCCCTTGCTCAATGGAATCCTGTGTCGTTCTAATTAGAACCGAGTCCTCTCGGTCTGACTTGATATTCTAGACGAACGACTCGGGCGGACTCCCTTTCTGAGCGGATGACGAGTCCTCTAGATGGTCCACGTTCCTTATTTGACCCGGATTTCTTGTCCGAGCGGATGTTGAGTTCTCAAAGAGGTCGAGTCCTCGAGATGGTCAACATTCCTTAACCGACCCGGACTCTATCTGAGAACGAGGTCTGATTGGACGTTTGAGGGAACTCGATTGACCTACCATCAAAGCGTATTTATGGCTCATCAGTCCAACGGACTAATATTCCTTTTTGGCGTTTTGTGTAACCGTTGTCAGAGAATCAAGGAAATATATCCTGGGCCATCTATATGGCGGAAGCTTCTACCTTGTAAAGCACAGAAGTGGTGGGTTTATTTTAGGAAAGACTGTGGTGTGTCAGATTGGTTGGTCTTATTTCGAAAATGCATTGATATTCATATAGAGAGAAAACAACAGTATATAAGGGGTCTCCACCTTCAGCCACGGGTAAGCTTCGCTATCAGAGTTCTCTATTCCATTTTTGTTCTTCATTTCTTCCTCCACTTTGtttaacttgagcgttggagtgtCTGCGCCGGGACCCCTCCCTGATCCGGTTTCCGATGTTTTCTTCTTTCAGTTTTTCTCTTTGATACGTAGGCTTGATCACGGCACTAGGCCCCTCCTGCTTGGAGTCTTCTCGCGGTCAATCTCGACGCCACCTAGCCAACACACCATCTTTTCCGGAACTATACCGAGGTCTTCTTATTCACGTCATTATGATTGGGATTCTTACAGGAAAACAATGGGGAATCTACGATGCATTCAGAGTTTTTGTTGGCCTGTAAGCTTTGTGTCTTATGTCACGGGAGCTACTAGAATAGTTAATCTTTTGTTAAATCTTCAGGCCCGCATCAGGAGGCGTTGCACCACCCACCGATTAGAGTGAAGAACATGCAACACAAAGCTGACATTTCCGATCATTTCCTGGTAGTTCTAAGGCGCAGGTTAGTAGGAAAAGCAATCGACAGTCTATTCATAAACAATAAATTTTGCCTCGCTTTTGACCATCTATTAGTTGCATGCTGGATGCGTAATGTTTCATCTCTTGTGGAAGTATTTGTTCTACATGATGGCCTGACAACTACATGTACGACCGACCCTGTTCAGTCAGCTGAAGAATTATGTCAGCGCCAAAGTCAACCCTGGCACGATCTACCCAAGTATCATTCTTGGATCAATCATAAAGAAAAATTAAGCTCAATGATTTACGCAAGTTCTTGTCATGCAATGTGCACCTTGCGCTTTTGCAACAGCAACTTAAGCAGCTACTACGCCTTTCACATGCATGCGCAGTGAAAAGATCCGTATGTTGGCAGGTTGTAGACCAATCACTCCTtcaatcattagaaatcaacatacagAAATCATTAGGTTATTGCTGATCTTGTGGGCAATAAGCTAAAGCATGGAGTTCATTCATTGTTGATCGAGAAGAGATGATTGATATTATAAAGCATGGTCGTCAAGTTTGAAAATTTAACTAGAACATTAGTGTATATATGCAATCAATTGCACATGAAGCTCAGCAAATATCGGAGAAATTATTCAGGAGGTATTGGGCTCCCAAATCCGGGGCCTCGAAGCAGGCGTAGCTCCCGTGGGGTGATCCTCCACTAGGGAAGCATGTGGCGGCGACAGGCCCGGTGGAGCGGCTGGTGGCTGCCGCCTGCTCCAGCGACTGCACCTGGCTCTTCAGGAACTTCATGTAGTGGATGGCCTCGTCCAGCATCGACGCCGTGTCCATCTTGGTCCCCCCGGGCACCAGCTGCTGCAGGATCCTTATCCGCTCGCTGATCCGCTCCCGCCGGTGGCGGGCGGCCACGCTCTGCGGGTCCTTCGATATCCTCACGTTCCGCCGCTTCGGCGGCTTCACTGACTCGGGATCGATTTGGATGGGCTGCAGCGCGGCCATGCGGAATATCATCTCCCTCATGTCTGCCACGGATGGCCTTTCGCAGAGGCCGCCCGCCGGAGAGCTCAGCAGCATCTGCATCTCTGAAGAAGAGGCCCCTCCAGTGTTGAGGAGCTCTGGGGGGAGGGCGCCGGAGTAGCCGAGTGGATGGGAGTGCAGGACCGGTGTTTGTGAGAATTCCCTTAGCTTCTCCATCATCACCCTCTCCAAATCCATCTGGGCATTTGTTCCGTAGTCCAAATCCATTGGTAATTCTACTATCACTCTGCAAAGGCTGATTAGAGCTCAGAAAGTAGAGGGATGGGCGGAGTGAGGACGGAAGTGATTGAACTGGGAGTGGTTTCAGAAGATTGCAGAGGGGAGATATCTATGATTGGTGAGTGTATCTGATGACTCTTCAAGCTTTCCCTTTGAATGGCCAATGCCAATGAAGTAGGCTTTATATAATATGCTTTTAACTATTCTCTAGGCTGCTTTTAACTATATGATAATGAAGAATGGAATTTATTCATACAAGATATGtattatcaaattttatttttctattctaaaaaattatacctgtattttttttttaatctcattTTCATATAAGCGTGTGTCATTTGTATATGTTCATAACTATATCTTGGTTCATCTGTTCCCACTTGTCATAGTAATAAATGATTGCCAGCTTGTAGTATTATACTATTAGCAGCGTGATAATGCTTACTAGGTTGCTTCTCAACCTCCCACAAACTACTAGCACAGCCTCAAAAATTCAGACATACTTAAACAAATCATTGGGACACAAATTTAGGATGCATTGAGGACGGATTTTAGTTTTCATGTGAAGTTGTTTTAATCTATTTGGTTGGATCCTGATTTTCTATCAATTTAGGAACAAAACTAACATAAGTGCAGCTCCTATGGTTGAAGACTGGATTCACTGGCATTGAAAACAACTGCATCTGTTATTGAAGAAAAATGGGAGCACCTGAAATTGAAAAACTAGTGCACCCTTAAGTATTGCACATAGTATGATAAAACGGGTGCATCTGGTATGATAAAATGGATGCACTTGGTAACCAGGAATGGGTGCACCTGAACACTCATCATGGAGCACTGCACGGAGGGGCTGCACCCatgttttatttcaatttagttcTTGAATTTATTGTCGGGTCTCTTTTTCACCGTGTTCTCTTGTTCTACTAGAAATCTGGATAAAATGACCACCTTTTTGTAGTTAGAGAAGATTATAATATATGAagttttttgtttaaattttttgtCTGAACAAAAAATCTGGAAGAAAATGTTAAGGTGAAGCTAAAACGCAATAACAACAACACTGAATCATAGAGCGCGCATTACTATCAGCTATTTGGAATCGGCTTCCTGGATTTTGTCCAGTTGAAGTGCTAGAGATGAGAGGTTGAAAGTAGAACTTCAGAATAAGAAGTAAACTATAGTACCTACCAGTTTAAGGATCAAACTGAGAAACAGTCAAATCTCACGGAATAAATCTAAATTTTCTCACTTCTTTGTGACAGTTTTGCTTAACATTTGACAGTTCAtcatgaatattttatttatgtttctgGGCAAAACAGCTGATGCATGCACCAGGAAGCCAATCTTCACATGGAGAGGTACAGAAGTCTAAGTCAGCTGAGGCTTTTAAATGACAAAGCCCACACGTGGCAATGATGTAGAGCAGAAGGCCCACAGGTGAGCTTCCCATATCCTGCCTCACCTTCTGATCCTTAATAGATTATGTCAATTATTATGTTCTGCATCCACTATTCCTattcttttaatatattttagtCAATCCTGCCGGTGGCAAGACCTTTccaacaagtaaactaaagtttttcttttataaaaaaatagatttagttttgataaaaaaacagAAAGATAAATAATAACtgtcaaaagtaaaaaatataa
Coding sequences within it:
- the LOC122017977 gene encoding transcription factor HEC2-like, whose translation is MDLDYGTNAQMDLERVMMEKLREFSQTPVLHSHPLGYSGALPPELLNTGGASSSEMQMLLSSPAGGLCERPSVADMREMIFRMAALQPIQIDPESVKPPKRRNVRISKDPQSVAARHRRERISERIRILQQLVPGGTKMDTASMLDEAIHYMKFLKSQVQSLEQAAATSRSTGPVAATCFPSGGSPHGSYACFEAPDLGAQYLLNNFSDIC